GGGCGTGGCAATCAGCCGGGTGTCGACGATATGCCCGGCACGCAGCACCAGGTCGACTTTGCCCAGGTGTGCGCCCTGCATGTCGACAAAACTGTCGATCAGGTGCAAGTGCACATCCAGGCCGGGGTACACATTCAGGAAGTCTGCAATCACCGGCGCCAGGTGCCGCCGGCCAAAGGCTGCCGGCGCATCCACCCGAATCAGCCCCTCCGGTGCATGGCTCAGGGACACGGCTTCGGCCCGCGCCAGTTGCAACTCGCTGACAATCCGCCGTGCGCGCTCGGCAAACGCCAGCCCTGAAGGTGTCGGCACCACTGCGTGGGTGCTGCGCTGGAACAGGCGGCTGCCCACCGAGCTTTCCAGGCTGTCGATACGTCGCGCCACTGCCGAGGGTGTCAGAGGATGGCGGCGGGCGGCGGCGGAGAAGCTGCCGGTTTCCAGCACATCAAGAAACAGGCTCAGTTGGTCGGTGAGGGCGTTGGGATTCATGGGCGGGCACTTATGCGAGATTGGCACAGCCATTGTGCGTTGCTGTGCGTTTCCGCGCCAGGGTCGACTGCGTAGCATGCAAGGCCTGAGAGTGTGGAGTAATGAGCGGTGTTGGATTTAGCGATGTACCTGGTATTGGGCGCGGCCTTGGGCACGGTGGGCGGGCTGTTTGGTATTGGCGGTGGGCTGATTGCCATCCCTGTGCTCGGGGTGTTGTTCGGCCTGGATCAGCAAATCGCCCAGGGCACGGCGTTGGTGATGGTGGTTCCTAACGTGATGCTTGCTCTTTGGCGTTATCACCAGCGCAACCGCATCGAACTGCGCCATGCCTTGCCGCTGGGGGTCATGGGTTTCAGCTTTGCCTGGCTGGGCTCGATTTGGGCAGTGGGCCTGGATGCGGGCGCGATGCGCATCGGTTTCATCGCCTTTCTGGTCGCCTTGTCGGCCTACAACCTGTTACGCATGTTCACCCGCAACGCACCGCCGAGCGCCCAGATGCGTTACTCCTGGCCCTGGCTGGGTGTGTTGGGCGCTGTGTCCGGTTCTATGGGCGGCTTGTTTGGCGTAGGTGGCGCAGTGGTAGCCACGCCGGTGCTGACCAGTGTCTTCGGGACCACCCAAGTGGTTGCCCAAGGCTTGTCCCTGGCCTTGGCCCTGCCCAGTACCGGCGTGACCCTGGTGACCTATGCCTGGCACCACGAAGTGGACTGGACGATCGGCGCGCCCCTGGCGATCGGTGGCCTGCTCAGTATCAGTTGGGGCGTGAAAGTTGCCCACGCGTTGCCTGAGCGATTGCTGCGCGGTCTGTTCTGCGGCTTTCTAGTCGTCTGTGCGGTGATGCTGACTTTTAAAGTCTGAAACCTTCAAGGATATATTCGGCCAGGCACTCGGTGATGGGCGACGTCATTTGCGGGTTGCGTAGCAAGTGCAGGTTCATCGACGGTAGCGGCGGGAAACCCTCGTCGCTGCCGAGGACGCGCAGGTCTTCAGTCACCAGGCTTTCCATGCAGATCATCGCGGCCAGGCCGGCACTGACCACCGCCTGGATCGCCGCCACGTTGGTGCTGTGGTAAGCCAGGCGGTAGTCGCGCCCGGTTGCATCCAATGCTGCGCGGGTCCATTGCGTGTACAGGCAGTCATCGCCGGACACCGCCAGGGGCACGGCGTCGTGCTCCTCTACACAAAAGCAGGGCGCGGCTGCCCAGACCATCCGTTCGGTGCGCAACAGTTCACCGATTTCCTTGCCGGGCTCGCGACTGATCACGGT
The genomic region above belongs to Pseudomonas sp. S35 and contains:
- a CDS encoding LysR family transcriptional regulator, which codes for MNPNALTDQLSLFLDVLETGSFSAAARRHPLTPSAVARRIDSLESSVGSRLFQRSTHAVVPTPSGLAFAERARRIVSELQLARAEAVSLSHAPEGLIRVDAPAAFGRRHLAPVIADFLNVYPGLDVHLHLIDSFVDMQGAHLGKVDLVLRAGHIVDTRLIATPLASIVRIACASPAYLKSRGTPTHPRELSEHDGLDWDGLAPMFAWRFELDGRRTAYRPQRIRMSANNAEALLSGALAGLGIAHLPTWLASEYLVRGELLPLFCEEGLPSPETSGIYALRLEQQPNARSRLLLEYLKSRFSPVPPWDLALQSSLV
- a CDS encoding sulfite exporter TauE/SafE family protein; protein product: MLDLAMYLVLGAALGTVGGLFGIGGGLIAIPVLGVLFGLDQQIAQGTALVMVVPNVMLALWRYHQRNRIELRHALPLGVMGFSFAWLGSIWAVGLDAGAMRIGFIAFLVALSAYNLLRMFTRNAPPSAQMRYSWPWLGVLGAVSGSMGGLFGVGGAVVATPVLTSVFGTTQVVAQGLSLALALPSTGVTLVTYAWHHEVDWTIGAPLAIGGLLSISWGVKVAHALPERLLRGLFCGFLVVCAVMLTFKV